In Silene latifolia isolate original U9 population chromosome X, ASM4854445v1, whole genome shotgun sequence, the following proteins share a genomic window:
- the LOC141623362 gene encoding ras-related protein RABC1-like, with protein MDTSPEFDYLFKLLMIGDSGVGKSSLLLSFTSDTFEDLSPTIGVDFKVKYVNMGGKKLKLAIWDTAGQERFRTLTSSYYRGAQGIIMVYDVTRRDTFTNLRDVWAKEIDLYSTNQDCIKMLVGNKVDKESDRVVTKKEGIDFAREYGCLFIECSAKTRANVQQCFEELVLKILDTPSLLAEGSAGGKKNIFKQKPPEEDASTSGCC; from the exons ATGGATACGTCGCCGGAATTCGACTATTTATTCAAGCTGCTGATGATCGGAGATTCTGGCGTCGGAAAAAGTAGTCTTTTGTTGAGTTTTACTTCCGACACTTTCGAAGATCTTTCTCCTACTATCG GTGTTGATTTCAAGGTTAAGTATGTAAACATGGGGGGCAAAAAATTGAAGCTTGCCATATGGGATACAG CTGGTCAAGAAAGATTCAGGACATTAACAAGCTCATATTACAGAGGGGCACAAGGAATCATCATGG TATACGACGTAACTAGGCGGGATACATTCACTAATCTCCGTGATGTATGGGCAAAGGAGATTGACCTTTACTCCACCAATCAAGACTGTATCAAGATGCTTGTGGGAAATAAAGTTGACAAG GAAAGTGACAGAGTTGTGACCAAGAAAGAGGGAATCGACTTTGCTCGAGAATATGGATGCCTATTTATTGAATGTAGTGCAAAGACTCGTGCAAATGTGCAACAATGCTTTGAGGAGCTTGTTTTGAAG ATTTTAGACACTCCCAGTTTATTAGCCGAAGGCTCAGCAGGTGGGAAGAAGAACATCTTTAAGCAAAAACCACCCGAAGAGGATGCATCTACTAGTGGCTGCTGTTAA
- the LOC141623363 gene encoding uncharacterized protein LOC141623363 has product MVEVKREEKVDEEVAKPENCHSKVHQNPGARKGKSCKGTLYFSSILKSKGKNPRCVGFTRSLQQVPNYIVSESEVEASKEGRSLTDFRYACVGYSVYLDNKGAQTTGNQKPRAELPVCVGLELLVDKRPADHSAPVHVPAREGDRATPQARPQKTPQFTGEEFLTRFTRNAGLVASGVARNMRKVGHYVKESVDDILYKRPK; this is encoded by the exons ATGGTGGAGGTGAAAAGAGAAGAGAAAGTTGATGAGGAAGTTGCAAAACCTGAAAATTGTCATTCAAAAGTGCATCAAAATCCCGGAGCAAGGAAGGGTAAATCATGCAAGGGTACCCTTTACTTTTCTTCCATTCTCAAATCCAAGGGCAAAAACCCTCGATGCGTTGGCTTCACTCGTTCCCTTCAACAAG TGCCCAATTATATAGTGAGTGAGTCTGAAGTCGAAGCTTCTAAAGAAGGGCGGAGTCTTACGGATTTCAGGTATGCTTGTGTTGGATACTCCGTCTATTTGGACAACAAAGGCGCTCAAACGACCGGAAATCAAAAGCCTCGAGCAGAGTTACCTGTTTGTGTTGGTCTTGAG CTCTTGGTGGATAAAAGACCCGCAGATCATTCAGCCCCCGTTCATGTTCCTGCCCGGGAAG GGGATCGTGCAACTCCTCAAGCTCGTCCGCAGAAAACACCCCAGTTTACGGGGGAAGAGTTTCTTACGAG ATTTACAAGAAATGCTGGCCTGGTTGCATCTGGAGTAGCTAGGAACATGCGCAAAGTCGGACATTATGTCAAAGAAAGTGTCGATGACATACTGTATAAGCGCCCCAAGTGA